Genomic window (Pongo abelii isolate AG06213 chromosome Y, NHGRI_mPonAbe1-v2.0_pri, whole genome shotgun sequence):
CAATCAGCCAGGCTATAGATTCTGGGCACTTCACAGATGCATTCTCGGTATATCTTCTATAAATCTGGGTGTAGTTCTCAGTTAAAGataatttgtttcattgtttttagatTGATTACCTATTTTCTTCCCCAGTTGACTGTCTGTGGTATTGCAGCCTCTCTAGTgctgcagttttctttcttctcatcagaCACAACTGTTATCTGTATGACTCCATCATGTCCTTCAACACTCCATGTCTATTCATTAGGCAATCTcttgaaaggaaaaacatttcaacACATACACTACAGCTTTAATTCTTTCCTGATGAAGATGCTGGGAGTTTGGCATTTTCTGGTGAGCCCAATTACTAttgtggggaagaaaaaaaaactctggtGGATAGTCTGtagcaaagaaaaaattcctgCATTGTGAAAAGAGAGGAGGCAACAGCCATATACAAAGCGAGGTGAAAAAAAATGAGCATGTAAACCATGGGAGAGGTCCAAAGGTCACAGAGAAAGCCAGAGTTTAAATATGGTTTGGTCATCTCTGTTCTAATGGAAATTGTTTTAGAaaagcctaattttatttttcttgctgtcacAGAGAAACATGTTCCTGTCCCATGCTTACTATGCTTTTCAATCTTCTAtggcttcctttctccctcccagaaTCTTCCAGTGCATTCACACTGAAAACCAAAGTCCTCCCAGAATCTGTAAGAACCTACATGATCTGACTAGTTTTCATTAGTTTTGGGAATCTGGGGAAATCTGCACACATTTCTGGAGACCTCTatgttatgtaatttttaaataaatatgtggttTCTCAAGTCAAAGATCTGTGAAGGGTGTTGTGGAGGTATTGAGAGGCATTGGGATTTCGTTTGGAAATTCCAAGAACAATAGTGCAAAGGACATGTGAGCAAGGCACTCAGAGCCATCGCGGCAAGCCGTCATTGCTTCTCAGCATCCTGCTCACCAGTACCCCATGGGTTGGAAGAACCATACTAGGCAAAGAACTTGCATCAATATCAGGACTGAAATACATTGATGTGGGTGATTTATCTTGATAGGAGCAATTGTATGATGGCTATGATGAAGAGTATGATTGTCACATTTTAGATGAAAACAGAGTAGTTGATGAGTTAGATAACCAAATGAGAGAAGGTGGAGTTATTGTTGATTACCACTGTTTTGATTTCTTCCCTAAATGCTGGTTTCATGTAGTTTTTGTGCTGAGGACAGATACCAATGTATTGTATGAAAGACTTGAAACAAGGGGTTATAATGAGAAGACTCTAACAGACAATATTCAGTGTGAGATTATTCAAGTCCTTTATGAAGAAGCCACAACATCCCACAAGGAAGAAATCGTGCATCAGTTGCCCAGCAATATACCAGAAGAGCCAGAAAATAATGTAGATcagattggctgggtgcagtagctaaagcctgtaatcctggcactttgggagcccaaggtgggtggatcaccaggtcaagagatcaagactatcctggctgacacggtgtaactccatctctagtagaaatacaaaaaaaaaaaaaaaaaaaaattaaccggggcacggtggtgggtgcctgtagtcctagcttctcaggaggctgaagcaggagaatggcatgaaccagggatgcgtagcttgcagtgagctgagatcgcgccattgcaatccagcctgggcaactgagtgagactccatctcagaagaaataaaaataaataaataaataaataattaagaaaataatctagATCAGATCTAGAAATGGATTAACAGTGGTCAAATATCATAATTCTTGACTTATAAGGCCAGCTACTTTATAATGATTCTTGTTGATATTACTCTGCCGACATCATAGAAATTGTTCAAGTATCAGTAACACTTTATTCAACTCATGTGCAGGACTAGCAGGTGGATAGTATAGAGGTTTATGcctgtgtttgtttttctccatgAGAAACCCAAACAGCTGAAATACAATGAATATAGTATTATTAAGGATTGAGACAAAAACTGTACTTTTAAAACATATCactaaggaataaataaatctgacaaaatggGTGGATATGTTaagtttattacagaaaaaatgcagatgatctcttaaaataaaaccaaagactAAAGAGAAAGCATCAgagtattccttttttctttccataaattaaaaaataatggaagTGTAGTActctatacaaaatttaaaaggtacAAAAGAGCAAGTTGAAAAGTTAGGTCTCCCTTCCAGACCACAATATCCACAGGCACTCCAGGATCCTTCGCTTTAGGAAATAATGTTACTGGTTTCCCATATGTCTTTTGAGAGGTTTTATGCCAggacagtgtatatatatatatgtgtataatttttttaagaatatagtaGTACATGGCACACACTATTCTGTAcctctcattttttaattaatatatttgtagATTATATCATATCACTACAGAACTCcctgttctcttttatttttagctgAGATATACAtatcatacaataaaatttacaattttgaaGTGATTCAGAACTggatatggtggcttatgcccgtaatcccagcagctggggaggctgaggtggagaattgcttgaggcaggagttcaagaacagcctaggcaacatagtgagactttagactctaaaaacaaatgaaatatacaaTCCATTGATTTTTAGCTTACTAGCAAGGTTATGACTGTCACCACAGTGGGGGAGGCAGTGATGATAAAGGAAAATCCTATATGCTTTAGCAGTCACTCTCAATTCTTTCCTACTCATCCCTTTGCAGTTactagtctgctttctgtctctatggatttgcatattctggatatttcatataaatgggattatacaataaaaaatgaaatttcaggaACACTAGAGAGAGATGACAcgtttctgctttataatttcacATCCTATGAAGGTTTAAAAcataattctacaaaaaagttgaTGGAAAATCTTTATGTGCAAAAGTATCttgttaaatataagaaaattattttatggagaattattttttcttatcaggacctaatcttaaaaatttaaactctACATGCCATTAGTATCTACTGTAATGTAATATGGTTTATtgtatgtattcattttatgGATTCCTTACAAAAACTTTTCCCATTGGGGAAATTAGAACATTGCTCTACATACATTGAATTTCCAATTATTATCttatttctcacttattattttgtgattctgTCTTCTTTAACATTAAGATTATAGTCACTGTGTTGTCACTTTCTGAATTGTCATATGTCTGTAATTTGTCTGTAATCTTAGTTTCCGTTCTACAATAGCATGctcaaggcctggcatggtggctcatgcatttaatcccagcattttgagaggcagaggtgggcaaatcatgaggccaaaatttgagaccagcctggccaacatagtgaaaccccaactctactaaaagtacaaaaattagccaggtgtggtggcatgcacctttaatcatagttacttgggaggctgaggaaagagaatcacttgaaactgggaggtggagtttgcaatgagccaagatccttccattgcacaccagcctgggcagcagtgagtctctgcctcaaaaaatgaatacataaataaaacaatgaaacattctcaaatatatatattgtatataattatgtaacttattaaaatatttgtcttgtaAGTTTCATTGACATTAGGCACAATGTTATTACtagcattttcttccagtttcctcaacttttacctgaataagagcaaaacttattcccaattttattttatatatcaattctttatactgtatttaaaatatatataattattatatctagAAATGTAAGACTTTTCTTCTAAAGGCTAGATTACAGCCTTATTATTTTGTAAGAAAAGCAgcaaagggccgggcatggtggcttatacctgtaatcccagcactttgggaggccaagccaggcggatcacctgaggtcagaagtttgagacaagcagcctgaccaacatggagaaaccccatctgtactagaaatacaaaattagctgagtgtggtggcacatgtctgtaattccagctgctcaggaggctgaggcaggagagtagcttgaacctgggaggtggaggttgtggcgagATGAgatcattgccctccagcctgggaaactagagtaaaactctatctcaaaaaaaaaaaagggaaaacaaagcaGCAACAAATCAATGTATCAGtagcataatttaaaagtttctttagtattacttaaatgctttttttaaaactttctcatcAAAGCTCCTTATAAATAATTATGATGGGTTTTCTTTGAAATGTTGTTGCCTTAACTGTATGAAACAATTCAAAATTAATGCTTTTAATGGATGCACAGTTAGAGTTGAAAATTGTAGTTatctagaattttttctttgtttattgaggattttatgGGTTAAAGTTGCTcttcattaattttgtattttatatttctgtatttttcagagtAGGCTGCCTCACatcagttgtgtttctagtttctacctatttattatggttttgaattgcagtattcaaatcagaattttgggggttaatgttaattttaactttgtttgcaattttgtatctgtttcatttttttagggCAGGCCAGATTATATCAGTTtactgtttttagttttaatttatatgctATAATTTTGTATGACAATTGTCAACTCAGTACATCTTAATACAGTGTGAGGCAAAAGTCAACTATGAATCAGGTCTACTTCCTTTGTCAATATAATTATCTAATTGTTTGCGTGTTTAAACATTACCactattttgtttatgatttgtatatttttcttcctgGCTGGTGGCCAACAATTGATTCTGTTTAGGTGATATTCATGGAAATTGTCTTAATTTCAACATCTTTATCTTATAATATCTTAGTGTGAAAGAAACTGTTTTGTGGTTTGATGgtaaatttttagaaagtttgtAGCTCTATCTCTGTTagctgtcttatttatttttaagacagagtcttgctctgtcacccaaagtgcagtggcacaatctcagctcaatgcaacctccacctccccagttaaagcaattctcttgcttcagcctccagaatagctgggattaaaggcatgcaccatgcctggctaagttttgtatttttagtagaaatggggccaggctgatcttgaatttttAATCTCAAGTGATGTGaataccttggcctcccagagtgttgggattacagacctgagccacctgCCCTTAGGTGTCgttgttaattttaattgtagtaaaaatacataacatgaaattgagaatcctaaatatatttcttatacagTTTAGCCATGTTGAGTGTATTTACATTGCTATGAAACATATCTGTAGAACTTTTTTCTGTTGCAAAACTAAAgctcaatataaataaataatacccatttttattttaccaccTGGCTCCTGATGAAAACCGTTTCAATACTTTAGATAttacatgtaagtggaatcatagagtatctGTTTTATTGTGGCTAAGTTTACTTAGCATCATGTGCTCAAGGTTTATCTTTATTTTGGATGTTTCAAGATTTTCTCCTCTTAAAGGCTGAGTAgttttccattacttttatatcacaaattgtatttattcatttatttggtgaggaaagtttgttttgctttcaaatatttgccTTTGTGAATAATGTTTCAATATGTATAGGTGTTCCAGTAACTATTTGCTCATATATGCAAGGTTTTCATCTGTGCTACATTGTGTTTTATTGGAAAACTTCTGTCTTTATGCTagaacaaaactatttttattactgtagctttgtaatgtgctttaaaataagaaaaggtgacatcaataacattatttcttttttaaaacatttttgggctcttttttatcccttgagattccatataatttgttggttattttttctatttcttaaaaaaaaaaagttaatttaaaagggattgcattgaatctgcagttCACTGGGAAGTATGAATATTTTCACAAGATGAA
Coding sequences:
- the LOC129053227 gene encoding LOW QUALITY PROTEIN: adenylate kinase isoenzyme 6-like (The sequence of the model RefSeq protein was modified relative to this genomic sequence to represent the inferred CDS: substituted 2 bases at 2 genomic stop codons), producing the protein MTVEEQVLPVSQPDLFSRDAEPPYSPFHSLQDVLVTIVQRTCEQGTQSHRGKPSLLLSILLTSTPWVGRTILGKELASISGLKYIDVGDLSXXEQLYDGYDEEYDCHILDENRVVDELDNQMREGGVIVDYHCFDFFPKCWFHVVFVLRTDTNVLYERLETRGYNEKTLTDNIQCEIIQVLYEEATTSHKEEIVHQLPSNIPEEPENNVDQIGWVQ